In one window of Mesoplodon densirostris isolate mMesDen1 unplaced genomic scaffold, mMesDen1 primary haplotype scaffold_46, whole genome shotgun sequence DNA:
- the LOC132482925 gene encoding LOW QUALITY PROTEIN: phosphoethanolamine/phosphocholine phosphatase-like (The sequence of the model RefSeq protein was modified relative to this genomic sequence to represent the inferred CDS: deleted 2 bases in 1 codon; substituted 1 base at 1 genomic stop codon) produces the protein MDKTQRPLQFRTKLVKDSGMAAPGAPRFLLTFDLDETIVDENSDDSLVRAAAGQRLPESLRATXREGFYNEYMQHVFQYLGEQGVRPRNLCAIYEAIHLSPGTGELLQFVAKQGACFEVILISDANTFGVESALRTAGHHGLSCRIFSNPSGPDPWGLLALRPFHAHSCARCPANMCQHKVLSDYLRERAHDLLPFEHLFYVSDGANDFCPMGLLAGGDVAFPRRHYPMHRFMQEAQKAEPSSFRTRVVPWETSAEVRLHLHQVLRTWPAGATRAGRGWSESHDAVKQSQWKPKAHLPFLEFQSCEEGEGREVSEVSHAAVWGMRARLERSPRRRGPRPGASLAASQERRRSPPGARAWSAEILLRRADAAPAGRVLLGISCGSPERGGVLRASSGGECPGSGRSGARAWSAEILLRLADAAPAGRVLLGIGCGSPERGGGLHASRGGACPGSGRSGARSWSADIMLRRANAAPPGRVLLGIGCGSPERGGRLRASHG, from the exons GACAAAGCTGGTAAAGGACAGTGGGATGGCTGCGCCCGGTGCGCCACGTTTCCTCCTGACCTTCGACTTGGACGAGACTATCGTGGATGAAAACAGCGACGACTCCCTCGTGCGC GCCGCGGCCGGCCAGCGGCTGcctgagagcctgcgtgccacctaGCGCGAGGGCTTCTACAACGAGTACATGCAGCACGTCTTCCAGTACCTGGGCGAGCAGGGCGTGCGGCCGCGGAACTTGTGCGCCATCTACGAGGCCATCCACCTGTCGCCCGGCACGGGTGAGCTGCTGCAGTTTGTGGCCAAGCAGGGCGCCTGCTTTGAGGTTATTCTCATCTCAGACGCCAACACCTTTGGCGTGGAGAGTGCGCTGCGCACCGCCGGCCACCACGGCCTGTCCTGCCGCATCTTCAGCAACCCGTCGGGGCCCGACCCTTGGGGGCTGCTGGCGCTGCGGCCCTTCCACGCGCACAGCTGTGCTCGCTGCCCTGCCAACATGTGCCAGCACAAGGTGCTCAGCGACTACCTGCGTGAGCGGGCCCACGACCTCTTGCCCTTCGAGCACCTTTTCTACGTGAGCGACGGCGCCAACGACTTCTGCCCTATGGGGCTGCTGGCAGGCGGCGACGTGGCCTTCCCGCGCCGCCACTACCCCATGCACCGCTTTATGCAGGAGGCGCAGAAGGCCGAGCCCAGCTCCTTCCGCACCAGGGTGGTGCCCTGGGAAACCTCCGCCGAAGTGCGCCTACACCTGCATCAGGTGCTGAGGACGTGGCCTGCAGGGGCCAcccgggcggggagggggtggagcG AGAGCCATGATGCTGTAAAGCAGAGCCAGTGGAAACCCAAGGCCCACCTCCCTTTTCTGGAGTTTCAGAGCTGTGAAGAAGGTGAAGGGAGGGAGGTGAGCGAGGTGTCTCACGCTGCCGTCTGGGGGATGAGGGCGAG GCTGGAGCGGTCTCCGCGCCGCAGGGGCCCGCGCCCCGGGGCATCGCTAGCTGCCTCTCAGGAGAGGAGACGCTCGCCCCCCGGCGCCCGTGCCTGGAGCGCCGAGATCTTGCTGCGCCGCGCGGACGCGGCGCCGGCGGGGCGGGTCTTGCTCGGCATTAGCTGCGGCTCACCTGAGCGTGGCGGCGTTCTGCGCGCTTCCTCCGGAGGAGAGTGTCCCGGAAGTGGGCGTTCCGGCGCCCGTGCCTGGAGCGCCGAGATCTTGCTGCGCCTTGCGGACGCGGCGCCGGCGGGGCGGGTCTTGCTCGGCATTGGCTGCGGGTCACCTGAGCGCGGCGGCGGTCTGCACGCCTCTCGCGGAGGGGCGTGTCCCGGAAGTGGGCGTTCCGGCGCCCGTTCCTGGAGCGCCGATATCATGCTGCGCCGCGCGAATGCGGCGCCGCCGGGGCGGGTCTTGCTCGGCATTGGCTGCGGCTCACCTGAGCGCGGCGGCCGTCTGCGCGCCTCTCACGGATGA